The DNA region GCTACTCGTTCGTCGGCGTCAACTCCTTCGGCGTTCTCACCCAGCACGAGGACTCGGTGCGGTGGATCGGAGCGACCGAGACCGCGGACCGCATCCTCGGCGACATCGGCGGCCTCGCCCCGCTCGAGGTGCTCGGACAGGTCTACACCCGCTGGCAGACCGCCCCAGTCGACGGCCACCCTCCGCTCACCGGTGGACTCGTCGGCTTCATCGGCTGGGAGGCCGTGCGCCAGCTCGAGCACCTGCCGAACCGCCCGCCGGCCGACTACGAGGTTCCGGGGCAGGCATTCGCCTTCGTCGCCGACCTCGTCGTACTCGACCACAGGTTCGGCACGGTGTCGCTCATCGCGAGCGTGTTGAACGACGGCGAGGCGACGACGGATGCTGCCTGGGCCGACGCCCAGGCCAGGCTCGACGCCCTGCAGGCCGCCCTCGCGGCGCCGTCGGAACCCGCCCTGGCCATCGTCGACCTGACGACGCCGGCCGATCCGACCCATCGCGTGCCCCGGGCGGACTACGAGAACGCCGTCGAGAAGTCCAAGCACTACGTGCGCGAGGGCGACGTCTTCCAGGTCGTCGTCTCCCAGCGGTTCGATCATCCGGCCGAGGCGCACCCGCTCGACGTCTATCGGGTGCTCCGCAGCCTGAATCCCAGCCCGTACATGTACCTGCTGAGCCTCGAGGACGCGACGGGAGAGCCGTACTGGATCGTCGGGTCGTCTCCCGAGTCGCTCGTCAAGGTGCAGGACGGCCGCACGTTCACGCATCCGATCGCAGGTTCCCGCCCGCGCGGCGCGAACCCCGAGGAGGACGCCGACCTCGAGAAGGAGCTGCTCGCCGACGCCAAGGAGCGCGCCGAGCACCTCATGCTGGTCGACCTGGCGCGCAACGACCTCTCGCGGGTCTGCACGGCGGGAACGGTGGAGGTCACCGAGTTCATGCGCGTCGAGCGCTTCAGCCACATCATGCACATCGTGTCCTCGGTCGAGGGCGACCTCGCTCCGGGGCGGACTGCCATCGACGCCTTCAGGGCCACGTTCCCCGCCGGCACCCTCTCCGGTGCTCCGAAGCCGCGCGCCCTCGAGATCATCGATGAGCTCGAACCGGCTCAGCGCGGCGTCTACGGCGGTGTGGTCGGGTACTTCGGCTTCGGGGGAGACGCCGACCTGGCCATCGCCATCCGCACCGCCGTCATCGCCGGCGGAGTCGCTCATGTGCAGGCAGGAGCGGGCCTGGTGGCTGACTCCGACCCGGCGACGGAGTACGAGGAGTCGCGCACCAAGGCAGCGGCGCCCCTCCGTGCCGTCGCCATCGCCAACGCCATGACGCGGGTGGCGCAGTGATGAGGACCGCGTAGTGCAGAAGCCGAAGTACAAGGTCATCCTCGTCGTCGTGATCGGGGCGGCACTGGCCCTGCTCGCCGCGACACAGCAGTGGTTCACCCTCGCGGTGACGTCGGGAGCCGGCGGGTCGACCGAGCTCGCCGTGAGCGGAGCCGTCGCGGCTCCGGCGCTCAGCGCTCTCGCCTTCGCGGCGCTCGCCCTGGCCGCGGCCCTCGCCATCGCCGGACCCTTCATCCGCATCGTGCTCGGCGTGCTCGGAGTACTGCTCGGTGCCAGCGTGATCCTCTCGACCACGCTCGCGCTCGGCGACCCCATCGCGGCCGGAGCGTCGGTCGTCACGGCGGCGACGGGGGTCTCGGGATCCGAGTCCGTGCACGAGCTGGTCGGCTCCGTCGCAGGCAGTGCGTGGCCGGTGCTGGCGCTCGTCGCCGGCATCGTCATCGCCCTCGGCGCGATCGGCGTCCTCGTCACGACCCGTCGCTGGCCGGCATCCGCCCGCAAGTACCAGGCCGTTCGCCTCGAGAGCACCGAGGTGAGCGCGAAGGACCGCGCGGTCGACGAATGGGACGAGCTGTCCCGTGGCGACGACCCGACCGCCGAGCCCGACGCCGGCTCGGCCAACCGATAGACTTCTCCAGCACCCCAACTCGCACGAGGAGAACCATGAGTACAGAGACCGCCGAGCTCGGACACGGACATTCGCCGGCCGCCTGGACCGCTGTCATCATCATGCTGGTCGCTTTCACGATCGGCACCGTCGCCTTCTTCTTCGAGCTCGTCTGGCTGGTCTGGGCCTCGGCCGTGCTCCTCGTCATCGGTGCTCTCGTCGGATGGGCTCTGGCACGCGCCGGGTACGGCGTCGGTGGCTCGAAGACCACGGTGAGAGAACACTGAACCTCCTGACCGCCCTCACGAGCGGATCGATCGAGGACTCGGAGACGCGCCGCAGCGAGCGACCGCTCGCCGACGTCGAGCGGGTGGCCATCGCACGGCCGGCAGCCCTCGATGCTCTGTCCGCACTCGCTCCCGCGGATGCCGTGCGCATCATCGCGGAGGTCAAGCGCGCCAGCCCGTCGCGGGGTTCGCTCGCCGCCATCGCAGACCCAGCGGCCCTCGCGCTCTCCTACGAGCGCGGCGGTGCCTCGGCGATCAGCGTGCTGACCGAGGAGCGTCGTTTCGGCGGGTCCCTCGCC from Leifsonia sp. Root1293 includes:
- a CDS encoding DUF6704 family protein, producing MSTETAELGHGHSPAAWTAVIIMLVAFTIGTVAFFFELVWLVWASAVLLVIGALVGWALARAGYGVGGSKTTVREH
- a CDS encoding anthranilate synthase component I — translated: MTSATGTTTRETFDALTPDHRVIPVIRELFADAESPVAIYRKLTGGRPGSFLLESAEQGGIWSRYSFVGVNSFGVLTQHEDSVRWIGATETADRILGDIGGLAPLEVLGQVYTRWQTAPVDGHPPLTGGLVGFIGWEAVRQLEHLPNRPPADYEVPGQAFAFVADLVVLDHRFGTVSLIASVLNDGEATTDAAWADAQARLDALQAALAAPSEPALAIVDLTTPADPTHRVPRADYENAVEKSKHYVREGDVFQVVVSQRFDHPAEAHPLDVYRVLRSLNPSPYMYLLSLEDATGEPYWIVGSSPESLVKVQDGRTFTHPIAGSRPRGANPEEDADLEKELLADAKERAEHLMLVDLARNDLSRVCTAGTVEVTEFMRVERFSHIMHIVSSVEGDLAPGRTAIDAFRATFPAGTLSGAPKPRALEIIDELEPAQRGVYGGVVGYFGFGGDADLAIAIRTAVIAGGVAHVQAGAGLVADSDPATEYEESRTKAAAPLRAVAIANAMTRVAQ
- a CDS encoding Trp biosynthesis-associated membrane protein — translated: MQKPKYKVILVVVIGAALALLAATQQWFTLAVTSGAGGSTELAVSGAVAAPALSALAFAALALAAALAIAGPFIRIVLGVLGVLLGASVILSTTLALGDPIAAGASVVTAATGVSGSESVHELVGSVAGSAWPVLALVAGIVIALGAIGVLVTTRRWPASARKYQAVRLESTEVSAKDRAVDEWDELSRGDDPTAEPDAGSANR